From Sinorhizobium sp. RAC02, a single genomic window includes:
- a CDS encoding amino acid ABC transporter ATP-binding protein: MTAASDNVLIRLKSLSKHYGTHTVLDGIDLEVRSGEVLAIIGPSGSGKSTLLRCINYLERPDGGMISIGSTTIDAARAVGRAELSALRRRVGMVFQSFNLFPHMSVLRNVSLAQERVLGRSRKEADERSMQLLKRVGLDDKAEQYPVRCSGGQQQRIAIARSLALDPDIMLFDEPTSALDPELGLEVLAVMRELAESGMTMIVVTHEMGFAENVSDTVMIMADGHIVEKGPSKEVMRNPQQERTKRFLRAVHDR, from the coding sequence ATGACTGCCGCTTCGGACAACGTGCTCATTCGTCTCAAGTCCTTGAGCAAACACTATGGAACGCACACCGTCCTCGACGGCATCGACCTCGAGGTGCGTTCGGGGGAGGTGCTTGCCATCATAGGGCCAAGCGGTTCGGGCAAGAGCACGCTCCTGCGTTGCATCAACTACCTCGAGCGGCCGGATGGCGGGATGATCTCGATCGGATCGACGACCATTGATGCAGCGCGCGCTGTTGGGCGTGCCGAACTCTCCGCCCTGCGCCGGCGGGTTGGCATGGTGTTCCAATCGTTCAATCTCTTCCCGCATATGTCTGTGCTGCGCAATGTCAGCCTTGCCCAGGAGCGTGTCCTTGGCCGCAGCCGCAAGGAGGCCGATGAGCGTTCCATGCAACTCCTCAAACGCGTCGGCCTCGATGACAAGGCTGAGCAATATCCGGTGCGGTGTTCGGGCGGCCAGCAGCAGCGCATCGCTATTGCGCGCTCGCTGGCGCTTGATCCGGATATCATGCTGTTCGACGAGCCGACTTCGGCGCTCGATCCTGAGCTCGGTCTTGAGGTTCTCGCCGTCATGCGCGAGCTTGCCGAAAGCGGCATGACCATGATCGTCGTGACCCATGAAATGGGCTTCGCCGAGAACGTCTCCGATACGGTCATGATCATGGCCGACGGCCATATCGTCGAGAAGGGACCGTCCAAGGAGGTGATGCGCAATCCGCAGCAGGAGCGGACGAAACGCTTCCTCCGCGCGGTGCACGATCGATGA
- a CDS encoding amino acid ABC transporter permease produces MSLTDLLPLLRGLTWTIALTAGAFLIGAVLGVPLLAARQSRLSPLRFLAMVVIQIVRAIPPILWLFIIFFGLGMGVMPISPFNAALVGLGLIATANMAEIYRGAVASIHHGQFEASAALDLGRWSTLRDIVAPQAFRVALPSAASYLIGLMKETAVASTIGVAELAYQGNQLSQLTYRGLEVFALVGLFYVLLSLPIAWLSRVADAYLQTKVAR; encoded by the coding sequence ATGAGCCTGACGGACCTGTTGCCCCTCCTGCGCGGCCTCACCTGGACGATCGCGCTCACGGCCGGCGCGTTCCTCATTGGCGCTGTGCTCGGCGTACCGCTGCTTGCAGCGCGTCAGAGCCGGCTTTCGCCGTTGCGCTTCCTCGCCATGGTCGTCATCCAGATCGTCCGCGCGATCCCGCCGATCCTCTGGCTCTTCATCATCTTCTTTGGCCTCGGCATGGGTGTGATGCCGATCAGCCCGTTCAACGCCGCGCTGGTGGGCCTCGGGCTGATCGCAACAGCGAATATGGCGGAGATCTACCGTGGTGCGGTCGCATCCATCCACCATGGCCAGTTCGAGGCCTCTGCCGCGCTCGATCTCGGCCGCTGGTCGACCTTGCGCGACATCGTCGCGCCGCAGGCCTTCCGCGTCGCGCTGCCTTCGGCGGCAAGCTACCTTATTGGCCTCATGAAGGAGACCGCGGTCGCCTCGACCATCGGCGTAGCGGAGCTTGCGTACCAGGGCAATCAGCTGTCGCAGCTGACCTATCGCGGCCTTGAGGTTTTTGCGCTGGTCGGGCTGTTCTACGTGCTCCTGAGCCTTCCAATCGCATGGCTCTCGCGCGTCGCCGACGCTTATCTCCAGACGAAGGTAGCGCGTTGA
- a CDS encoding amino acid ABC transporter permease translates to MFPSFDEISAWLPDLLGGLSISLQVTALSLLIGIPFGLLLALGVLAKSRVLKGFSLFLVEIGRGAPALVLLQFIYFGLPTTGLTLGSYSAAIIALAWNTGAYTSEIIRASLQSVAHGQREAAEALGLNRVDELRYVLLPQGLRVALPALLGFSILIFQGTSLCFTIALPELVSRAYEIGSTTFRYFPALLSAGVLYASISIPAALLVNHVEKRAGLYAHR, encoded by the coding sequence ATGTTTCCGAGCTTTGACGAGATCTCCGCCTGGCTGCCGGACCTTCTCGGCGGATTGTCGATCAGCCTGCAGGTGACGGCTCTCAGCTTGCTGATCGGTATCCCCTTCGGCCTGCTCCTGGCATTGGGCGTACTTGCGAAAAGCCGCGTGCTGAAGGGCTTCAGCCTCTTCCTGGTTGAGATCGGCCGCGGCGCGCCGGCGCTGGTGCTTCTGCAATTCATCTATTTCGGCCTGCCGACGACCGGGCTGACGCTTGGCTCCTACTCAGCCGCAATTATTGCGCTCGCCTGGAACACTGGCGCCTATACCAGCGAGATCATCCGCGCCAGCCTGCAATCCGTCGCTCATGGCCAGCGGGAGGCGGCCGAAGCACTCGGCCTCAACCGGGTTGACGAGCTGCGCTACGTGCTCCTGCCACAAGGCCTTCGGGTGGCGCTTCCCGCACTGCTCGGCTTCTCTATCCTGATCTTCCAGGGCACGTCGCTCTGCTTCACCATCGCACTGCCGGAGCTGGTGAGCCGTGCCTATGAGATCGGCTCCACGACCTTCCGCTACTTCCCGGCTCTGCTCTCCGCCGGCGTGCTCTACGCCAGCATCTCCATCCCCGCCGCCCTGCTCGTCAACCACGTCGAGAAACGTGCGGGCCTTTACGCCCACCGTTGA
- a CDS encoding transporter substrate-binding domain-containing protein: MPRMMKTTMQFLLAGIAGLALSAGIASAQDCTPKHQFTTVEAGTLTVAVTTYIPHSFVDDSGNMKGIDGDIAAEFAKRECLKVKAIAVDPAAAIQYVLSGQADITTGDWYRTAERAKVMSLSAPLYTDQMGIYSKEGFKTVADLEGKQVGTVQGYLWVADLKAMLGDSLKLYPNSVNMQQDLNSGRIDVAVDGYSTGVVAEQKDALGDVKVNVAAPDERVKATKEAAQAAFPYSLNAKELGVALDASIAEMHADGTVVTILKSYGLDGTAADTGAPRLVE; encoded by the coding sequence ATGCCCCGAATGATGAAGACCACGATGCAGTTCCTTCTCGCCGGCATTGCCGGTCTCGCGCTCTCGGCTGGAATCGCGTCCGCGCAGGATTGCACGCCAAAGCATCAGTTCACCACGGTTGAAGCCGGTACGCTGACGGTAGCAGTCACGACCTACATACCGCATTCCTTCGTCGACGACAGCGGCAACATGAAGGGTATCGACGGCGACATCGCCGCCGAATTCGCCAAGCGCGAATGCCTGAAGGTAAAGGCGATCGCTGTCGATCCGGCAGCCGCCATCCAGTACGTGCTCTCAGGCCAGGCTGATATCACTACCGGCGACTGGTATCGCACCGCTGAGCGCGCGAAGGTGATGAGCCTTTCCGCTCCGCTCTATACCGACCAGATGGGCATCTATTCAAAGGAAGGTTTCAAGACCGTCGCCGATCTCGAAGGCAAGCAGGTTGGTACGGTGCAGGGCTATCTCTGGGTCGCCGACCTCAAGGCAATGCTCGGCGACTCGCTGAAGCTCTATCCGAACTCCGTCAATATGCAGCAGGACCTGAACTCGGGCCGCATCGATGTTGCGGTCGATGGCTACTCGACCGGCGTCGTCGCCGAACAGAAGGACGCGCTGGGTGATGTCAAGGTCAACGTTGCCGCTCCCGACGAACGCGTGAAGGCAACGAAGGAAGCGGCGCAGGCGGCTTTCCCCTATTCGCTGAATGCGAAGGAACTGGGCGTCGCGCTGGACGCCTCGATAGCCGAAATGCATGCGGACGGCACGGTCGTCACCATCCTCAAGTCCTACGGCCTGGATGGCACTGCGGCGGATACGGGTGCGCCGCGCCTCGTCGAGTAA
- a CDS encoding aspartate/glutamate racemase family protein, producing the protein MTVYTVTRKTQSWYGEQIGILILDAAYPCVPGNVGNATTYEYPVRFQEVRGASIDRLLNQRDPALKEVFIEAAVELQNRGVKAITGACGFMAYFQEEVAAAVEVPVFLSSLMQIPFMHALCGGRVGVITANAARLTPRHFAACNVADHVPLAIAGMEGQTEFREAILEERGTLDSAAIEREVTEVARRLVEDNPDVRSILLECSDLPPYAHAVQAATGRPVFDFITMINYVQQSTARRPYTGGM; encoded by the coding sequence ATGACTGTCTATACGGTCACGCGAAAGACGCAGTCGTGGTATGGCGAACAGATTGGCATCCTGATCCTTGACGCCGCCTATCCCTGCGTACCCGGCAATGTCGGCAACGCGACGACCTATGAGTATCCCGTTCGCTTCCAGGAGGTGCGAGGCGCGTCGATCGACCGTCTGCTCAACCAGCGCGATCCCGCTTTGAAAGAGGTCTTCATCGAGGCTGCCGTCGAACTCCAGAACCGCGGCGTCAAGGCAATCACGGGCGCCTGCGGCTTCATGGCCTATTTCCAGGAAGAGGTTGCGGCAGCGGTCGAGGTTCCGGTCTTCCTTTCCAGTCTGATGCAGATTCCCTTCATGCATGCGCTGTGCGGCGGGCGGGTCGGTGTCATCACCGCGAATGCCGCACGGTTGACCCCGCGTCACTTCGCGGCCTGCAATGTCGCGGACCATGTACCACTGGCCATTGCCGGCATGGAGGGGCAGACGGAGTTTCGCGAGGCCATTCTCGAAGAACGCGGAACACTTGATTCTGCGGCAATCGAGCGGGAAGTAACGGAGGTGGCGCGGCGTCTCGTGGAGGATAATCCCGATGTCCGCTCGATCCTGCTTGAGTGCAGCGACCTACCGCCCTATGCCCATGCCGTGCAGGCGGCGACCGGCCGGCCGGTCTTCGACTTCATCACCATGATCAATTACGTGCAGCAGAGTACCGCGCGTCGCCCCTATACGGGCGGCATGTAG
- a CDS encoding aldo/keto reductase — protein MSLDHYYLLGRSGLRVSRLALGTMTFGNAGIRGIGGSWGSDEATARAIFNRYVEAGGNFIDTADSYAGGMSESLVGNFVAEAGLRDRMVIATKFSNNVSPGNPNAGGNGRKNIMRAVDASLKRLKTDYIDLYLLHTWDRMTPVEEVMRTLDDLVRTGKIRHAGLSDVPGWYAARAQTWAEAHALSLPISLQLPYSLVERSIEHEFVALAETLGLGITAWSPLAMGLLSGKYRSGAQAGRLALDASGTGLGLFNERNARIVAALEETAAQVGRSMAQVALNWVVNRPGVAAAIIGASRLEQLDDNLASLDFELAADQRAALDAASAIDAPYPYSLFADDYQAGILNTGSSVGEKPRTYRSDIFLPKVTDYVFGQPKKQKS, from the coding sequence ATGTCGCTTGATCACTATTACCTCCTCGGCCGCTCCGGATTGCGGGTGAGCCGCCTTGCGCTCGGTACCATGACCTTCGGCAACGCTGGTATACGCGGTATTGGCGGCTCTTGGGGCAGTGACGAGGCGACGGCCCGCGCGATCTTCAATCGCTATGTCGAAGCGGGCGGCAACTTCATCGATACGGCAGATTCCTATGCCGGAGGCATGAGCGAGAGCCTCGTCGGCAATTTCGTTGCTGAAGCCGGGCTTCGCGACCGGATGGTCATCGCCACGAAGTTCTCGAACAATGTCTCGCCTGGCAATCCGAATGCGGGCGGCAACGGTCGCAAGAACATCATGCGCGCGGTCGATGCCTCGCTGAAGCGCCTGAAGACGGATTATATCGATCTCTACCTCCTTCACACCTGGGATCGCATGACCCCTGTAGAGGAAGTGATGCGCACGCTCGATGATCTCGTGCGTACGGGAAAGATCCGGCATGCGGGCCTTTCCGACGTACCCGGCTGGTATGCGGCGCGAGCGCAGACCTGGGCGGAGGCCCATGCACTGTCGTTGCCGATCAGCCTGCAGCTTCCATATTCGCTGGTCGAACGCAGTATCGAGCACGAATTCGTTGCACTCGCCGAAACGCTCGGGCTCGGCATAACCGCCTGGAGCCCGCTTGCCATGGGGCTCCTGTCCGGCAAGTACCGCTCCGGCGCGCAGGCGGGGCGCCTTGCGCTGGATGCCTCCGGCACGGGCCTGGGACTTTTCAACGAGCGTAATGCCCGCATTGTCGCCGCTCTTGAGGAAACAGCTGCGCAGGTCGGGCGTAGCATGGCGCAGGTGGCGCTCAATTGGGTCGTCAACCGTCCAGGCGTTGCCGCGGCGATCATCGGTGCGAGCCGGCTCGAACAGCTGGACGACAATCTCGCTTCTCTCGATTTCGAGTTGGCCGCCGACCAGCGCGCCGCCCTCGATGCGGCCAGCGCCATCGATGCGCCCTATCCCTACAGCCTGTTTGCCGACGACTATCAGGCGGGCATCCTGAACACCGGCAGCTCTGTCGGTGAGAAACCGCGGACGTATCGTTCCGACATCTTCCTGCCGAAGGTGACGGACTACGTCTTCGGCCAGCCAAAAAAGCAGAAATCATAG
- a CDS encoding FAD-binding oxidoreductase: MLNDPRSHGLWEKTAPAAPVTRALDEKVSADVVIVGGGFTGISAALHLAEAGRRAVVLEGAEIGFGGAGRNVGLINAGMWVMPDDLPGELGDVHGERLLDMLGNAPRLVMELIERHGIACELERNGTLHCAVGEAGLKEITERAGQWQRRGAPVTLLDAVETAKRIGTAAYAGSLLDMRAGTLQPLAYVRGLAKAASAAGATFHTASRATSYTRSGSQWTVRTDGGSVTAPWVIVSTDAYSTGPWESVRREQVHLPYFNLATRPLSPQLLSSILPGREGVWDTKEILSSFRMDQGGRLVFGSVGALRNTGRAIHVAWAKRALKRLFPALGPVEFECEWFGEIGMTDNALPRFHRFAENVVGFSGYNGRGIAPGTVFGRTLAQLVLGDIGEADLPLPQTDPKTPAFRPVKELYYEAGAQIAHLAGERL, from the coding sequence ATGCTGAACGATCCTCGCTCCCATGGGCTTTGGGAAAAGACAGCGCCGGCCGCGCCAGTGACGAGGGCGCTTGATGAAAAGGTAAGTGCAGATGTCGTGATCGTCGGCGGTGGCTTCACAGGCATTTCGGCTGCTCTTCACCTTGCGGAAGCGGGGCGGCGCGCGGTCGTGCTCGAAGGCGCGGAAATCGGTTTCGGCGGTGCTGGCCGCAATGTCGGGCTGATCAATGCCGGCATGTGGGTCATGCCGGACGATCTTCCCGGGGAACTCGGCGACGTCCATGGCGAGCGCCTCCTCGACATGCTCGGCAACGCACCGCGGCTCGTCATGGAGCTTATCGAGCGACATGGCATCGCCTGTGAACTGGAGCGCAATGGCACCTTGCACTGCGCCGTCGGCGAGGCGGGTTTGAAGGAAATCACGGAACGGGCAGGCCAGTGGCAGCGGCGCGGTGCGCCGGTGACACTGCTCGATGCGGTCGAGACCGCAAAACGCATCGGTACCGCCGCCTATGCCGGATCGCTTCTCGACATGCGGGCGGGCACCCTGCAGCCGCTCGCCTATGTGCGCGGCCTGGCGAAGGCCGCGAGCGCCGCCGGCGCAACCTTCCATACGGCGTCTCGGGCCACGAGCTACACACGCTCCGGTTCTCAGTGGACCGTGCGCACCGACGGCGGCTCCGTCACGGCGCCCTGGGTGATCGTATCGACGGATGCTTACAGCACAGGCCCCTGGGAAAGCGTGCGCCGCGAGCAGGTGCATCTGCCCTACTTCAATCTGGCAACGCGACCGCTCTCGCCCCAACTCCTGTCGTCGATCCTGCCGGGGCGTGAGGGTGTCTGGGACACGAAGGAGATTCTTTCGTCGTTCCGTATGGACCAGGGCGGGCGGCTCGTTTTCGGCAGCGTCGGTGCGCTGCGCAATACAGGCCGCGCCATCCATGTCGCCTGGGCCAAACGGGCATTAAAACGTCTTTTCCCCGCGCTCGGGCCTGTTGAATTCGAATGCGAGTGGTTCGGCGAGATCGGCATGACGGACAATGCCCTGCCGCGCTTTCATCGTTTCGCCGAGAATGTCGTCGGTTTCTCCGGCTACAATGGTCGCGGCATTGCGCCTGGCACGGTTTTCGGACGCACGTTGGCGCAGTTGGTCCTCGGCGACATTGGCGAGGCGGACCTGCCGTTGCCGCAGACAGATCCGAAAACACCAGCCTTTCGGCCTGTCAAGGAACTCTATTATGAGGCTGGCGCGCAGATTGCGCACCTTGCGGGCGAGCGCCTCTGA
- a CDS encoding LysR substrate-binding domain-containing protein, with protein MHRLRSLIPSANYLFCFEAAARRRSFTAAAQELNVSQPAVSKTIRLLEEATGLKLFRRDHTRLELTADGQRLYKETQEAFDHLHMVISSLQKKHSQDIVRVSFSAAFVQLWLLPRLGEFKAKHPDVSLRIEESSRDDQDLVEEDIDLSARLGNGKWPGIHSWHFVTEEVLPVCSADYLKEHGPIHAPVDLLRHTLLNFEERHRTRLGWREWLERQAVPVAKLKQDFVFTDALGSIEAAVRGQGIALGWKHLVNEHLQAGRLVAPLKETYQSGLAVHIIMPAQRPPKRGTELFRDWLMEQNADACIASANAD; from the coding sequence ATGCATAGACTCCGCTCCCTGATCCCCTCCGCCAATTACCTCTTCTGCTTCGAGGCCGCCGCCCGCAGGCGCAGCTTCACCGCGGCTGCGCAGGAACTGAACGTCAGCCAGCCGGCCGTCAGCAAGACGATCCGGTTGCTGGAGGAGGCAACGGGCCTGAAGCTTTTCCGCCGCGATCACACGCGGCTGGAGCTGACGGCGGATGGCCAGCGGCTCTACAAGGAAACGCAGGAGGCCTTCGACCATCTGCACATGGTGATTTCCTCCCTCCAGAAGAAGCATTCGCAAGATATTGTGCGGGTCTCCTTTTCCGCGGCTTTCGTGCAGCTCTGGCTTCTTCCACGGCTCGGGGAGTTCAAGGCCAAGCACCCGGACGTGTCGCTGCGCATAGAGGAAAGCAGCCGCGACGATCAGGATTTAGTCGAGGAGGACATCGACCTTTCCGCCCGCCTCGGCAACGGCAAATGGCCGGGCATCCATTCGTGGCACTTTGTAACGGAAGAGGTGCTGCCGGTGTGTAGTGCGGACTATCTGAAGGAGCATGGGCCGATCCACGCGCCGGTGGATCTGCTTCGGCACACGCTGCTGAATTTCGAGGAACGGCATCGCACGCGCCTCGGCTGGCGCGAATGGCTGGAGCGCCAGGCCGTCCCCGTGGCGAAGCTGAAGCAGGATTTCGTCTTCACCGATGCGCTCGGCTCCATCGAGGCGGCCGTACGAGGCCAGGGCATTGCGCTTGGCTGGAAGCACCTAGTGAACGAGCACCTGCAAGCCGGAAGGCTGGTCGCCCCCCTAAAAGAGACCTATCAATCGGGCCTTGCAGTCCACATCATCATGCCGGCGCAACGCCCGCCGAAACGCGGCACCGAGCTCTTCCGCGACTGGCTGATGGAACAGAACGCTGACGCCTGCATCGCATCAGCCAACGCGGACTGA
- a CDS encoding FAD-dependent oxidoreductase: protein MQTHARAVVIGGGCVGAAILYGLTKRGWTDVALLERTQLTAGSTWHAAGLIPSYARSINIGRMIAKTIEIYEGLEKETGQHVGWHKCGQLRIANTRDRLDEYKSYMSVAAVQGIRAELVTPQEARDLWPLLENNKDMLAALYHPDDGHIAPADVTQAMAKGARDRGAKVYLNTEVKGFERLSSGEWKIITNNGEIICEHIISATGNYARQTGAMLGLEIPAIPILHQYWITDAVPEIIERKRQGLPEMPILRDEGFEGYLREEGDGLMFGPYEKTEHLKLFAENGVPEWFGADLVEEDFDAVAWNWEAAMEMVPALGRVGIKANVRGPFQMTADELPLVGPAWGLENVWIAEGVPGGILWGGAIGYYLSERIVEGANSLDTSELDPRRFGTYANKEWTRQKVKESWGTHAELHFPGQDMPAARPQKTAPSYDILSQRGAVWGVLNGWEVPNWFAPEGVEAKDQYSWRWTQKGHYVAEEVRAVREAVGLVEMTPMTKFEVSGTGAEAWLDTILANRLPKIGRVNLSHHLTKHGGVQAEYVVARLEDGSFYLISTPRAERWNFDDLSKLLPKDGSVQLRNVSNERGCFTVVGPKARAVLQSLTETDLSNEAFPWFGVKSGTVGLATDVRMLRVNYEGELGWELYHPLPYQRQLLQAILAAGEPHGLRLVGYHALESLRLEKSYRAMYRDMNPELTAWESSLERFIRLDKGDFIGKAALVRQQQEGVRNRSVTIAIDTDGASSLIHEGVYHDGKLVGRITSGSYAYTVGHDIAFALLPVELGTPGTELEVPILGERCKARVIAESPYDPEALRGRM from the coding sequence ATGCAAACTCATGCTCGCGCCGTTGTCATCGGAGGCGGTTGTGTCGGCGCCGCCATTCTCTACGGTCTCACCAAGCGCGGCTGGACCGATGTGGCGCTTCTGGAGCGCACCCAGCTGACGGCCGGTTCGACCTGGCATGCGGCTGGCCTCATTCCCTCCTATGCACGCAGCATCAATATCGGCCGCATGATCGCCAAGACCATCGAGATTTATGAAGGTCTCGAGAAGGAAACGGGACAGCATGTCGGCTGGCACAAGTGCGGCCAGCTGCGCATCGCCAACACCCGCGACCGTCTCGACGAATACAAGAGCTATATGAGCGTCGCCGCCGTGCAGGGCATCCGCGCCGAACTGGTGACACCTCAGGAAGCGCGCGATCTCTGGCCGTTGCTCGAAAACAACAAGGATATGCTCGCCGCGCTCTATCATCCTGACGATGGCCATATCGCGCCCGCCGACGTCACGCAGGCCATGGCAAAGGGTGCGCGCGACCGCGGCGCGAAGGTCTACCTCAACACCGAAGTAAAGGGTTTCGAGCGTCTTTCCAGCGGCGAATGGAAGATCATCACCAACAATGGCGAGATCATCTGCGAGCACATCATCTCGGCGACGGGCAACTACGCCCGCCAGACCGGTGCCATGCTCGGGCTGGAAATCCCGGCCATCCCGATCCTGCACCAGTACTGGATCACCGACGCGGTGCCGGAAATCATCGAGCGCAAGCGCCAGGGCCTGCCCGAAATGCCGATCCTGCGCGACGAAGGTTTTGAGGGCTATCTGCGCGAAGAGGGTGATGGCCTGATGTTCGGCCCCTATGAGAAGACCGAGCACCTGAAGCTCTTCGCCGAGAACGGCGTGCCGGAATGGTTCGGCGCGGACCTCGTCGAAGAGGATTTCGATGCGGTGGCCTGGAACTGGGAAGCGGCTATGGAAATGGTCCCGGCGCTCGGCCGCGTCGGTATCAAGGCCAATGTCCGCGGTCCCTTCCAGATGACCGCCGACGAGCTGCCGCTGGTCGGACCGGCCTGGGGGCTGGAAAATGTCTGGATCGCCGAAGGCGTTCCGGGCGGCATCCTCTGGGGCGGGGCTATCGGTTACTATCTGTCCGAGCGCATCGTCGAAGGGGCCAACAGCCTCGATACGTCCGAGCTGGACCCGCGCCGTTTCGGCACCTATGCCAACAAGGAATGGACGCGCCAAAAGGTCAAGGAAAGCTGGGGTACCCATGCCGAGCTGCATTTCCCCGGCCAGGATATGCCCGCCGCCCGCCCGCAGAAGACCGCCCCGTCCTACGATATCCTGTCGCAGCGCGGCGCCGTCTGGGGCGTACTGAACGGCTGGGAGGTGCCGAACTGGTTTGCGCCGGAAGGTGTGGAAGCCAAGGACCAATACAGCTGGCGCTGGACGCAGAAGGGCCATTACGTCGCCGAAGAGGTGCGGGCGGTGCGCGAGGCGGTCGGTCTCGTCGAGATGACGCCGATGACGAAGTTCGAAGTCTCCGGGACCGGTGCCGAAGCCTGGCTCGACACTATTCTCGCCAACCGTCTGCCGAAAATCGGCCGCGTTAATCTCAGCCACCACCTGACGAAGCATGGCGGCGTGCAGGCGGAGTATGTCGTGGCGCGCCTTGAAGACGGCAGCTTCTACCTGATCTCGACGCCGCGCGCCGAACGCTGGAATTTTGACGACCTGTCGAAGCTTCTGCCGAAGGACGGCAGCGTGCAACTGCGCAACGTCTCCAACGAGCGCGGCTGCTTCACCGTCGTCGGCCCCAAGGCCCGCGCGGTGCTGCAGAGCCTCACGGAGACGGATCTTTCCAACGAGGCCTTCCCGTGGTTTGGCGTCAAGTCCGGCACGGTCGGCCTCGCAACCGACGTGCGCATGCTACGCGTCAACTATGAGGGCGAGCTTGGTTGGGAGCTCTACCATCCGCTGCCGTACCAGCGTCAGCTGCTGCAGGCGATCCTCGCGGCAGGCGAGCCGCACGGCCTGCGCCTTGTCGGCTATCACGCACTAGAATCGCTCCGCCTCGAAAAGTCCTACCGTGCCATGTACCGCGACATGAACCCGGAACTGACAGCATGGGAAAGCAGCCTCGAACGTTTCATCCGGCTCGACAAGGGCGACTTCATCGGTAAGGCGGCGCTGGTGCGCCAGCAGCAGGAAGGCGTCAGGAACCGCTCAGTGACAATCGCCATCGATACCGACGGTGCAAGCTCGCTCATTCATGAGGGCGTCTATCACGACGGCAAGCTCGTCGGGCGCATCACGTCCGGCAGTTATGCCTACACGGTCGGCCACGATATCGCTTTCGCGCTGTTGCCTGTCGAGCTCGGCACGCCCGGAACGGAGCTGGAAGTGCCGATCCTCGGCGAACGCTGCAAGGCGCGGGTGATTGCGGAATCGCCCTACGATCCCGAAGCCCTGCGCGGCCGCATGTAA